A region of Alphaproteobacteria bacterium DNA encodes the following proteins:
- a CDS encoding glutathione S-transferase family protein, with protein sequence MIKLYQFPSAFGLPNASPFCMKTEVMLKMLELPYEIVPTSNPKVGPKGKLPFIEDEDGARVADSEIIRQHLEKKTGRDLDQGLSAEERATAHAFARMLEERTYFIMLQNRWDDEKNWPIVRKTFFSDMPVLIRNWTFGKMQKRMRAALYYQGTGRHGPDEIAAFGKADIKAASTFLGDKKFFMGEQPTSVDATAYPFLIGFAIEPFPSPVQDEIRKHPNLMGYMDRMRRKFYPQ encoded by the coding sequence ATGATTAAGCTCTATCAGTTCCCCTCCGCTTTCGGGCTGCCCAACGCCAGCCCGTTCTGCATGAAGACCGAAGTCATGCTGAAGATGCTCGAGCTTCCCTATGAAATCGTGCCGACATCCAATCCCAAGGTCGGCCCGAAGGGCAAGCTGCCGTTCATCGAGGACGAGGACGGCGCGCGGGTCGCGGATTCCGAAATCATCCGCCAGCATCTCGAAAAGAAAACCGGGCGCGATCTCGACCAGGGATTGAGCGCCGAAGAGCGCGCGACCGCTCATGCCTTCGCCAGAATGCTGGAGGAGCGCACCTATTTCATCATGTTGCAGAACCGCTGGGACGACGAGAAGAACTGGCCGATCGTGCGCAAAACCTTTTTCTCCGACATGCCCGTCCTGATACGCAACTGGACCTTCGGCAAGATGCAGAAAAGAATGCGCGCCGCGCTGTATTATCAGGGCACGGGCCGCCATGGCCCCGATGAAATCGCCGCTTTCGGCAAGGCCGACATCAAGGCGGCCTCGACATTTCTCGGCGATAAGAAGTTCTTCATGGGCGAGCAGCCGACTTCGGTCGACGCCACGGCCTATCCGTTCCTGATCGGCTTTGCCATCGAGCCTTTCCCGTCGCCGGTTCAGGACGAAATCCGCAAGCATCCCAATCTCATGGGCTATATGGACCGGATGCGGCGGAAATTTTATCCGCAGTAA
- the rfaE1 gene encoding D-glycero-beta-D-manno-heptose-7-phosphate kinase — protein MSQNLPPILEKFSGQRVLVLGDLMLDRFVYGRVERISPEAPIPVLRIDRELMMPGGAGNVVRNLAALGAQVDVIGIAGKDQASYDLAEQFATLHGVTPTILTDPSRPTTLKIRCIAGSQQLLRADREDGKSVSPELEEQIMLHVTAALPGASIVILSDYAKGVLTETMVPRVIELAQKQGKRVVIDPKGRDFSRYRGAFMITPNRKELTEATGVSAIKTVAQAEQAARVLITAYNIECVLAKLGGDGVCLVTKDQPAVHIHGTAREVFDVSGAGDTVVAAMAMAMAAGAPLPDAAYLANLAGSIVVGKVGTATVTVDDLLSEMQEDNGMSRDSIHNKLMSLPEACAQAEKWRMQGLKVGFTNGCFDLLHPGHLASIRQARARCDRLIVGLNADSSVKKLKGEHRPVQNEQMRAAVLSALSDVDMIVIFAEDTPYELIKALRPTVMVKGSDYRPEQVVGWDLVQGWGGELHLVDLVAGHSTTSTIDRMSKTASG, from the coding sequence ATGAGCCAGAACCTGCCTCCCATTCTGGAAAAATTCTCCGGCCAGCGCGTTCTGGTGCTCGGCGATCTTATGCTCGACCGCTTCGTCTATGGCAGGGTCGAGCGCATTTCGCCCGAGGCCCCGATTCCGGTGCTGCGCATCGACCGCGAATTGATGATGCCCGGCGGCGCGGGCAACGTCGTCCGCAATCTCGCCGCGCTCGGCGCGCAGGTCGATGTCATCGGCATCGCCGGAAAAGACCAGGCCAGTTATGATCTCGCCGAACAATTCGCGACGCTGCACGGCGTGACGCCGACGATCCTGACCGACCCCTCGCGCCCGACCACGCTGAAAATCCGCTGTATCGCCGGCAGCCAGCAATTGCTGCGCGCCGACCGCGAAGACGGCAAATCGGTCTCTCCGGAACTCGAGGAGCAGATCATGCTCCACGTGACTGCCGCGCTGCCGGGCGCAAGCATCGTCATCCTGTCGGACTATGCGAAAGGCGTGCTGACGGAAACCATGGTTCCGCGCGTCATCGAACTCGCCCAGAAACAGGGCAAGCGCGTGGTGATCGATCCCAAGGGACGCGATTTCTCGCGCTATCGCGGCGCGTTCATGATCACGCCCAACCGCAAGGAACTGACCGAAGCGACGGGGGTCAGCGCGATCAAGACGGTGGCGCAGGCCGAACAGGCGGCGCGCGTGCTGATCACCGCCTATAATATCGAATGCGTGCTGGCGAAACTGGGCGGCGACGGCGTTTGCCTCGTGACCAAGGATCAGCCCGCCGTCCATATCCACGGCACGGCGCGGGAAGTATTCGACGTATCCGGCGCGGGCGACACGGTCGTCGCGGCGATGGCGATGGCAATGGCGGCAGGCGCGCCGCTGCCGGACGCCGCCTATCTCGCCAACCTCGCGGGCTCCATCGTCGTCGGCAAGGTCGGCACCGCGACGGTCACGGTCGACGATCTGCTGAGCGAAATGCAGGAAGACAACGGCATGAGCCGGGACAGCATTCACAATAAGCTGATGAGCCTGCCCGAAGCCTGCGCCCAGGCCGAGAAATGGCGCATGCAGGGCTTGAAAGTCGGCTTTACCAATGGCTGCTTCGACCTGCTCCATCCCGGCCATCTCGCCTCGATCAGGCAGGCGCGCGCGCGCTGCGACCGGCTGATCGTCGGCCTCAACGCCGATTCATCCGTCAAGAAACTGAAGGGCGAACATCGGCCGGTGCAAAACGAGCAGATGCGCGCCGCCGTGCTTTCGGCGTTGAGCGATGTCGATATGATCGTGATCTTCGCCGAGGACACGCCCTATGAGCTCATCAAGGCGCTGCGCCCGACGGTGATGGTCAAAGGCTCCGACTACAGGCCGGAGCAAGTCGTCGGCTGGGACTTGGTCCAGGGCTGGGGCGGAGAGCTTCATCTCGTCGATCTGGTCGCCGGACACAGCACGACCTCGACCATCGACCGGATGAGCAAAACGGCGAGCGGGTGA
- the rfaD gene encoding ADP-glyceromanno-heptose 6-epimerase, whose protein sequence is MIIVTGGAGFIGSNLAAALEAAGEHVVISDWLGTGDKWRNIAKRSLEDCVRPEDLPAFLEKHKHHITMIYHLGAISATTATDGDEIIKNNFRLSKDLWQWCTEHHVSFIYASSAATYGDGSAEFDDSDDPDYLARLRPLNLYGWSKHLFDRWIVGQRDIRSRPTQYVGLKFFNVYGPNEYHKDNMRSVVHQVFPFAQRGESFPLFKSHRPDYQDGGQLRDFIWVGDVINVMLWLRQNPRVNGLFNVGTGQARSFADLGAAVYRAAGREPMLTYRDMPETLREKYQYFTQAKMDKLAGAGYDVSHMTSLEEGIRRYVQDYMMQPDQYV, encoded by the coding sequence ATGATCATCGTGACCGGCGGCGCCGGATTTATAGGTTCCAACCTCGCGGCGGCTTTAGAAGCCGCGGGCGAGCATGTCGTCATCAGCGATTGGCTCGGCACCGGCGACAAATGGCGCAACATCGCCAAACGCAGCCTGGAAGATTGCGTGCGTCCCGAGGATTTGCCCGCGTTCCTGGAAAAACACAAGCATCATATCACCATGATCTATCATCTCGGCGCGATTTCCGCGACCACGGCCACCGACGGCGACGAGATTATCAAGAACAATTTCCGCCTGAGCAAGGATTTATGGCAATGGTGCACCGAGCATCATGTGAGTTTCATCTACGCCTCGTCCGCGGCGACTTACGGCGACGGATCGGCGGAATTCGACGACAGCGACGATCCCGATTATCTGGCGCGGCTCCGGCCACTCAATCTCTATGGCTGGAGCAAGCATCTGTTCGACCGCTGGATCGTGGGCCAGCGCGATATCAGGAGCAGGCCGACGCAATATGTCGGGCTTAAATTCTTCAACGTCTATGGTCCCAATGAATACCATAAGGACAATATGCGTTCGGTCGTGCATCAGGTATTTCCGTTCGCCCAGCGCGGTGAGAGTTTTCCCTTGTTCAAATCGCACCGGCCCGATTACCAGGATGGCGGGCAACTGCGCGATTTCATATGGGTCGGCGACGTCATCAATGTCATGCTGTGGCTGCGGCAGAATCCGCGCGTGAATGGCCTGTTCAATGTCGGCACGGGCCAGGCGCGGAGCTTTGCCGATCTGGGCGCCGCCGTCTATCGCGCGGCAGGCAGGGAGCCTATGCTGACCTACCGCGACATGCCGGAAACTTTGCGTGAAAAATACCAGTATTTTACCCAGGCGAAAATGGATAAACTGGCCGGAGCCGGTTACGATGTGAGCCATATGACCAGCCTGGAAGAAGGCATCCGGCGTTACGTGCAGGATTATATGATGCAACCCGATCAGTATGTTTAA
- a CDS encoding prepilin peptidase, producing MIDSLPLLAAALTGFIVGAILGSFVTALSYRLPRGISIVAPRSSCPSCHAVLGARDLVPIGSYLANKGKCRHCGARISPRYPTIELAVALSCALAFTILWGNWFILPVVVIMIVGAATDMTMRLEKKGSHD from the coding sequence GTGATTGACTCCCTTCCCCTCCTCGCCGCCGCCCTCACCGGCTTCATCGTTGGTGCGATCCTGGGCAGCTTCGTCACGGCCTTGAGCTACCGCCTGCCGCGCGGGATTTCAATAGTCGCGCCGCGCTCGAGCTGTCCGTCATGCCATGCCGTTCTCGGGGCTCGCGATCTGGTTCCGATAGGCTCATATCTGGCGAATAAGGGAAAATGCCGCCATTGCGGCGCGAGAATCAGCCCGCGCTACCCTACTATCGAGCTGGCCGTGGCCCTCTCCTGCGCCTTGGCATTTACTATTTTATGGGGTAATTGGTTTATATTGCCTGTGGTTGTCATCATGATCGTCGGCGCGGCGACCGACATGACCATGCGTCTCGAGAAAAAGGGCTCCCATGATTAA